Proteins encoded in a region of the Roseateles sp. SL47 genome:
- a CDS encoding multifunctional CCA addition/repair protein — MQMYLVGGAVRDALLGLPVQDRDWVAVGADPQSLLDAGYLAVGKDFPVFLHPQTHEEVALARTERKTASGYHGFQVYAAPDVTLEQDLARRDLTINAMARADDGTLVDPYGGQRDLQARVLRHVSEAFVEDPVRILRLARFAARFSDFSVAPDTMALMREMVSNGEVDALVPERVWQEVARGLMENRPSRMIEVLRDCGALARLAPAADRLFGVPQPPAHHPEVDTGVHLLLVLDQCARMQAPLQVRFAAFCHDLGKGETDEAQWPRHIGHEGRSVPLAEQLSGHWRVPTECRELAVLVAREHTHVHGSLNFTAEARMRLLERCDALRRPERFAQLLLACECDARGRTGLENRDYPQRPRLMQALAAVQSVDTAAISAAALAAGRKGPAIGQDIHLARLNALRAMDESPA, encoded by the coding sequence ATGCAAATGTATCTAGTCGGGGGCGCCGTCCGGGATGCGCTGCTGGGTTTGCCGGTCCAGGATCGAGACTGGGTGGCCGTCGGCGCCGACCCGCAGTCCTTGCTGGACGCCGGCTATCTGGCGGTGGGCAAGGACTTTCCGGTGTTCCTGCACCCGCAAACCCATGAAGAGGTGGCCCTGGCCCGGACCGAGCGTAAGACCGCGTCCGGCTATCACGGATTCCAGGTGTATGCGGCGCCGGATGTGACGCTGGAACAGGATCTGGCCCGAAGGGACCTCACCATCAATGCGATGGCCCGGGCGGACGACGGCACCTTGGTAGACCCCTACGGCGGGCAGCGGGATCTGCAGGCCCGGGTGCTGCGGCATGTGTCCGAGGCGTTTGTGGAAGATCCGGTGCGCATCCTGCGGCTGGCCCGATTCGCCGCCCGCTTCAGCGATTTCAGCGTGGCGCCGGACACGATGGCGCTGATGCGCGAGATGGTGAGCAACGGGGAGGTGGATGCGCTGGTGCCGGAACGTGTATGGCAGGAGGTGGCCCGGGGACTGATGGAAAACCGGCCGTCGCGCATGATCGAAGTACTGAGGGACTGCGGCGCACTGGCGCGGCTGGCGCCCGCTGCGGACCGCCTCTTTGGTGTGCCCCAACCGCCGGCCCATCATCCCGAGGTGGATACCGGCGTGCATCTGCTGCTGGTGCTGGACCAATGCGCCCGGATGCAAGCGCCACTGCAGGTGCGTTTTGCCGCGTTCTGCCATGACCTGGGCAAGGGCGAGACGGACGAGGCGCAATGGCCGCGCCACATCGGGCATGAGGGGCGCAGCGTGCCCCTGGCAGAACAGCTGTCGGGCCACTGGCGCGTGCCGACCGAGTGCCGCGAACTGGCGGTGCTGGTGGCGCGTGAGCACACGCATGTACACGGCAGCCTGAACTTCACCGCCGAAGCCCGTATGCGCCTGCTGGAGCGCTGCGATGCGCTGCGCCGGCCGGAGCGTTTTGCCCAGTTGCTGCTGGCCTGCGAATGCGATGCGCGCGGGCGCACCGGGCTGGAGAACCGGGACTATCCGCAGCGGCCCCGGCTCATGCAGGCCCTGGCGGCCGTGCAGTCGGTGGATACGGCGGCGATCTCGGCGGCAGCGCTGGCGGCGGGCCGCAAGGGCCCCGCCATCGGACAGGACATCCATCTGGCGCGGCTGAATGCGCTGCGGGCGATGGACGAGTCGCCGGCCTGA
- a CDS encoding class I SAM-dependent methyltransferase yields the protein MHTLLRRAMNDAGGWLPFDRYMSLVLYAPGLGYYANSLRKFGTMPQQGSDFVTAPELSPLFGRALARQVSQALRVSGTDTVIEFGAGSGALAEQLIDALEVLGTPVARYQIVDLSGTLRERQAQRLQRFAPRVEWLDRWPDEIHGVLVANELLDAMPVQLLHWTGAHWRERGVEMDARGMLSFSDRPTAARPPTPAQADVSFVPGTVTEVHVQAEAFVRTLADHLKRGAAFFIDYGFPESEYYHPQRTGGTLMCHHLHRADPDPLALPGQKDITAHVNFTGIALAGQDAGLTVLGYTSQAHFLINCGLVDLMETADLGERAMAHRLMAEHEMGELFKVIGFVPGEEFDAIGFSTGDRSYML from the coding sequence ATGCACACGCTGCTGCGCCGTGCCATGAACGATGCCGGTGGCTGGCTGCCGTTTGACCGCTACATGAGCCTGGTGCTGTATGCGCCGGGCCTGGGGTATTACGCCAACAGCCTGCGCAAGTTCGGCACCATGCCGCAGCAAGGCTCCGACTTTGTCACCGCGCCGGAACTCTCACCGCTGTTCGGGCGGGCACTGGCCCGCCAGGTGTCGCAGGCGCTGCGGGTCAGCGGTACCGACACGGTCATCGAATTCGGGGCCGGCAGTGGCGCACTGGCCGAGCAGTTGATCGACGCCCTGGAGGTGCTGGGCACGCCGGTGGCGCGTTATCAGATCGTGGACCTGTCGGGCACCCTGCGTGAGCGTCAGGCGCAGCGCCTGCAGCGGTTCGCCCCCCGGGTGGAATGGCTGGACCGCTGGCCGGATGAGATCCATGGGGTGTTGGTGGCCAACGAACTGCTGGATGCGATGCCGGTGCAACTGCTGCACTGGACCGGCGCCCACTGGCGCGAGCGGGGCGTGGAGATGGATGCGCGGGGCATGTTGAGTTTCTCGGACCGTCCAACCGCTGCGCGGCCGCCCACGCCTGCGCAAGCCGACGTGAGCTTCGTGCCGGGCACGGTCACCGAAGTGCATGTGCAGGCGGAAGCGTTTGTGCGGACGCTGGCCGATCATCTCAAGCGTGGCGCGGCCTTCTTCATTGATTACGGGTTCCCGGAGTCGGAGTACTACCACCCGCAGCGCACCGGCGGCACCCTGATGTGCCACCACCTGCACCGGGCGGATCCGGACCCACTGGCCCTGCCGGGACAAAAGGACATCACCGCCCATGTCAACTTCACCGGCATCGCCCTGGCCGGGCAGGACGCGGGCCTGACCGTGCTGGGCTACACCAGCCAGGCGCACTTCCTCATCAACTGCGGGCTGGTGGACCTGATGGAGACGGCCGATCTGGGCGAGCGCGCCATGGCTCACCGGTTGATGGCCGAGCATGAAATGGGCGAACTCTTCAAGGTCATCGGCTTTGTGCCGGGGGAAGAGTTCGACGCCATCGGCTTCAGCACCGGGGACCGCTCCTACATGCTGTGA
- a CDS encoding putative bifunctional diguanylate cyclase/phosphodiesterase: MNKPVPPSLRTPTSGLTTPSAVSATSASSAPSAPSAESAASALSTTSALSAQDPAAQFRLLADNVPVLIAVFDAHHLTCLFANRQYASAFGLDEAAIIGLTVSQVIGEEAAREIQPQVRRVLDERVSVNYERRLQRHDGEVRWVEVNLIPHLSPDDGEVQSAFVLISDITRFREAEQAVRESEERMAKFMQASMEGIVFHRDGVITDANPALCELLGMPLTSLIGRQALALVAPDQVEVVRAVMEAGVETHYETAVIDAQCHRLPVEFIVRSFWSQGEHRRMVVVRDIRAQREATARIQHLAHHDSLTGLLNRNTFMERLRECLARGGEGAALLFIDLDNFKRVNDSLGHLEGDQVLRTVADRLRAGLRAGDLVARFGGDEFVVLLEQVHSRKDVQVVLKALLSVVEVPVRADGRDLSVTPSIGVALYPDHGDTPEDLLQHADTAMYLAKSAGRATYRFFEPVMAATAYADLVLEGELAQALTADEFVLFYQPQVDAQTGQLVGAEALLRWRHPTRGLLTPDAFILVAERHRLMLPLGEWVMAEAARQSRVWHESGVAAVPIAVNLSSMQFRLDSFAKSVSQVLKSAGVPGEWLELELTERMLTEEIERLPELLQALRALGLAISIDDFGTGYTALNQLTRLPLDKLKIDQSFVAGLPDDGPAAAITRAVVQMAKGLGMRVGAEGVRNARQWHLLAEWGCDELQGEVIATAMPAEAFEAWLARRGRPTLPRIDS, encoded by the coding sequence ATGAACAAGCCGGTCCCGCCTTCGCTGCGCACGCCGACGTCGGGGCTCACGACCCCATCGGCGGTTTCCGCAACATCGGCTTCATCAGCGCCGTCGGCCCCATCGGCTGAATCGGCTGCATCGGCTTTATCGACAACATCCGCCTTGTCGGCGCAGGACCCGGCCGCGCAGTTCCGGCTGCTGGCGGACAACGTGCCGGTGCTGATTGCCGTCTTTGACGCGCACCATCTCACCTGCCTGTTTGCCAATCGCCAATATGCCTCCGCCTTCGGCCTGGACGAGGCGGCCATCATTGGCCTGACCGTCAGCCAGGTGATCGGGGAAGAGGCCGCCCGCGAAATCCAGCCGCAGGTCCGCCGCGTGCTGGACGAGCGGGTCAGTGTCAACTACGAGCGTCGCCTGCAGCGCCACGACGGCGAAGTGCGCTGGGTGGAGGTGAACCTCATCCCGCATCTCTCGCCCGACGATGGCGAGGTGCAGTCCGCGTTTGTGCTCATCAGCGACATCACCCGCTTCCGCGAAGCCGAGCAGGCGGTGCGGGAGTCGGAAGAGCGCATGGCCAAGTTCATGCAGGCCTCGATGGAGGGCATCGTCTTCCACCGCGATGGCGTGATCACCGATGCCAACCCGGCCCTGTGCGAGCTGCTCGGCATGCCCCTGACATCGCTCATCGGCCGACAGGCCCTGGCGCTGGTGGCGCCGGACCAGGTGGAGGTGGTGCGGGCGGTGATGGAAGCCGGCGTCGAGACGCACTATGAAACGGCAGTCATCGATGCGCAGTGCCACCGGCTGCCGGTGGAGTTCATTGTTCGCAGCTTCTGGAGCCAAGGGGAACATCGGCGCATGGTGGTGGTGCGGGACATCCGGGCCCAGCGCGAAGCCACTGCCCGCATCCAGCATCTGGCGCATCACGACTCGCTGACCGGCCTGCTCAACCGCAACACCTTCATGGAGCGGCTGCGTGAGTGCCTCGCCCGCGGTGGCGAAGGCGCGGCGCTGTTGTTCATTGACCTGGACAACTTCAAGCGCGTGAATGATTCGCTGGGCCATCTGGAAGGGGACCAGGTGCTGCGCACCGTGGCCGACCGCCTGCGGGCCGGCCTGCGCGCGGGCGACCTGGTGGCGCGTTTTGGCGGGGATGAGTTTGTGGTCCTGCTGGAACAGGTGCATTCCCGCAAGGATGTGCAGGTGGTGCTCAAGGCGCTGCTGAGCGTCGTGGAAGTGCCCGTGCGGGCCGATGGGCGCGACCTGTCGGTGACGCCGTCCATCGGCGTGGCGCTGTACCCCGACCATGGCGACACGCCCGAAGATCTGCTGCAGCATGCGGATACGGCGATGTACCTGGCCAAGTCCGCTGGCCGCGCCACCTACCGGTTCTTCGAACCCGTGATGGCGGCCACGGCCTATGCCGATCTGGTGCTGGAAGGGGAGTTGGCGCAGGCCCTCACCGCCGATGAATTTGTGCTGTTCTACCAGCCGCAGGTGGACGCGCAGACCGGGCAACTGGTGGGCGCCGAGGCGCTGCTGCGCTGGCGCCATCCGACGCGTGGGCTGCTGACCCCGGATGCCTTCATCCTGGTGGCCGAACGCCACCGGTTGATGCTGCCGCTGGGTGAATGGGTCATGGCCGAGGCGGCTCGACAAAGCCGCGTCTGGCATGAAAGTGGCGTGGCGGCCGTGCCCATTGCCGTCAACCTCTCCAGCATGCAGTTCCGTCTGGACAGCTTTGCGAAATCCGTCAGCCAGGTGCTGAAGTCCGCCGGGGTGCCGGGGGAATGGCTGGAACTGGAACTGACCGAGCGCATGCTCACCGAAGAAATCGAACGTCTGCCGGAACTCCTGCAGGCGCTGCGAGCGCTGGGTTTGGCCATTTCCATTGACGATTTCGGCACAGGCTACACCGCCCTCAACCAGCTCACCCGGCTGCCCCTGGACAAGCTCAAGATCGACCAGAGCTTTGTGGCGGGCCTGCCCGACGACGGACCCGCAGCGGCCATTACCCGCGCGGTGGTGCAAATGGCCAAGGGCCTGGGCATGCGGGTGGGCGCCGAGGGCGTGCGCAATGCCCGGCAATGGCATCTGCTGGCCGAGTGGGGCTGCGACGAATTGCAGGGCGAGGTCATCGCCACCGCCATGCCGGCGGAAGCATTTGAAGCGTGGCTGGCACGGCGTGGCCGGCCGACGCTGCCCAGGATCGACTCATGA
- a CDS encoding uracil-DNA glycosylase has protein sequence MSWNDRWSERQRLMLEAMGLKIWLPPSVGREEPAPVQARAGAASHAEDLAHASQGGQTAVAERPRAPVAPLRAATVEDAPSKAGRGPGAVDVSAGEGAGAARPRADRVDPPAPQRVADVLSRALPGATTPTAETEVGIHQRNGLTREAIAQLDWDGLRSAVSDCRACGLCESRKNTVFGVGHPQAHWMIVGEAPGEQEDLQGEPFVGNAGKLLDNMLRALGLSRGEGPPEQQVYIANTLKCRPPRNRNPDPAELAQCEPFLQRQIELIQPRIILAMGRFAVQQLLQSQEAIGRLRGRVHRYQGVPLVVTYHPAYLLRNLPDKARAWEDLCLARQTLDPTTPSAD, from the coding sequence ATGAGTTGGAATGATCGATGGAGTGAGCGTCAGCGCCTGATGCTGGAGGCCATGGGCCTGAAGATCTGGCTGCCGCCGTCGGTGGGCCGTGAGGAACCGGCGCCGGTGCAGGCACGTGCCGGGGCCGCGAGCCACGCTGAGGACTTGGCGCACGCCTCGCAGGGCGGGCAGACCGCGGTGGCCGAGCGGCCACGGGCGCCGGTGGCCCCGTTGCGTGCGGCCACCGTGGAAGACGCCCCATCCAAGGCGGGGCGCGGTCCGGGCGCTGTGGACGTGAGTGCCGGTGAAGGTGCCGGGGCTGCGCGCCCCCGTGCCGACCGCGTGGATCCACCAGCCCCGCAGCGCGTGGCGGACGTCCTCTCACGAGCACTGCCAGGGGCAACCACCCCCACGGCTGAAACCGAAGTCGGCATTCACCAACGCAACGGCCTGACACGCGAAGCCATCGCCCAGCTGGACTGGGACGGCCTGCGCAGCGCCGTGTCGGACTGTCGGGCCTGCGGCTTGTGCGAGTCGCGCAAGAACACTGTCTTTGGCGTCGGCCATCCGCAGGCGCACTGGATGATCGTGGGCGAAGCGCCCGGCGAACAGGAAGACCTGCAGGGCGAGCCTTTTGTCGGCAATGCCGGCAAGCTGCTGGACAACATGCTGCGGGCGCTTGGCCTCAGCCGGGGCGAAGGTCCACCAGAGCAGCAGGTCTATATTGCCAACACCCTCAAGTGCCGCCCGCCGCGCAACCGCAATCCGGACCCAGCCGAACTGGCGCAGTGCGAACCCTTCCTGCAGCGCCAGATCGAGCTGATCCAGCCGCGCATCATCCTGGCCATGGGCCGCTTTGCGGTGCAGCAGTTGTTGCAAAGCCAGGAGGCGATTGGTCGCCTGCGTGGCCGTGTGCATCGTTACCAGGGGGTGCCGCTGGTCGTCACCTATCACCCGGCCTACCTGCTGCGCAACCTGCCGGACAAGGCCCGCGCGTGGGAAGACCTGTGCCTGGCGCGTCAGACCCTGGACCCGACAACACCATCGGCGGACTGA
- the rimI gene encoding ribosomal protein S18-alanine N-acetyltransferase, giving the protein MSAQPKDVLLPPLLQALQPLRTMDLDEVMAIENVAYSHPWTRGNFIDSLSAGYVGFVLRDAQARLCGYFLAMQVVDEMHLLNITVAPDLQGLGLARRMLDALSVLARARECEQIWLEVRISNERARRLYERYGFVQSGLRRGYYPCAEGREDAILMTLRLTGAAA; this is encoded by the coding sequence ATGAGCGCACAACCCAAGGACGTCCTCCTCCCGCCGCTGCTGCAGGCGCTGCAGCCGCTGCGCACCATGGACCTGGACGAGGTGATGGCCATTGAGAACGTGGCCTATAGCCATCCGTGGACCCGTGGCAACTTCATCGACTCCTTGTCCGCCGGGTATGTGGGCTTTGTGCTGCGAGATGCGCAAGCCCGGCTGTGCGGCTACTTCCTGGCCATGCAGGTGGTGGATGAAATGCATCTGCTCAACATCACCGTCGCACCCGACCTGCAGGGGCTGGGGCTGGCCCGCCGCATGCTGGACGCCTTGTCGGTGCTGGCCAGGGCCCGGGAGTGCGAGCAGATCTGGCTGGAGGTGCGCATCAGCAATGAGCGCGCACGCCGGCTGTATGAACGATATGGCTTTGTGCAGAGTGGGCTGCGTCGTGGCTACTACCCCTGCGCCGAAGGCCGCGAGGACGCCATTCTCATGACGCTTCGACTGACAGGAGCCGCCGCATGA
- the tsaB gene encoding tRNA (adenosine(37)-N6)-threonylcarbamoyltransferase complex dimerization subunit type 1 TsaB: MSVLLALDSSTEHMALALVGQGHSAFVDADGGAQASQHMVPEALRLLREAGLGLSALAAIGFGQGPGAFTGLRTACSVAQGLAFGANKPVLALDSLMLVAEDARLQGLAGLSMQPLDIWVAMDARMGQIYAGRYRWSGQAWAVLDAPMLVDPAPLQALWADHPAHAVAGTALRALGLDSGTALRIEHTQSRAQALGSLALQAWAQGLAQDPALALPLYVRDKVAQTTAEREAIKAATAAAAATVPATATATATATATATAAPGPASA; this comes from the coding sequence ATGAGCGTGTTACTGGCCCTGGATAGCTCCACCGAACACATGGCTCTGGCCCTCGTGGGTCAGGGCCATTCTGCTTTTGTGGATGCCGATGGCGGCGCACAGGCCTCCCAGCACATGGTGCCGGAGGCCCTGCGGCTGCTGCGTGAGGCTGGGCTGGGCCTGAGCGCCCTGGCGGCCATTGGCTTCGGGCAGGGGCCGGGCGCCTTCACCGGCCTGCGCACCGCCTGTTCGGTCGCCCAGGGCCTGGCCTTCGGGGCCAACAAACCCGTGCTGGCGCTGGACAGCCTGATGCTGGTGGCGGAAGACGCCCGGCTGCAAGGGCTGGCGGGACTGTCCATGCAGCCCTTGGACATCTGGGTGGCGATGGATGCCCGCATGGGCCAGATCTACGCCGGGCGCTACCGCTGGTCGGGGCAGGCCTGGGCGGTGCTGGACGCTCCCATGCTGGTGGACCCGGCCCCGCTGCAAGCCCTCTGGGCCGATCATCCCGCCCATGCCGTGGCCGGTACCGCGCTACGGGCCCTGGGCCTGGACAGCGGCACCGCCCTGCGCATCGAACACACCCAGTCCCGCGCCCAGGCGCTGGGGTCCCTGGCGCTGCAGGCCTGGGCCCAGGGGCTGGCGCAGGACCCGGCTCTGGCATTGCCGTTGTACGTGCGGGACAAGGTCGCCCAGACCACGGCGGAGCGTGAGGCCATCAAGGCCGCAACCGCAGCGGCAGCCGCTACCGTGCCGGCCACGGCCACGGCCACTGCCACAGCCACAGCCACAGCCACGGCCGCACCCGGCCCGGCGAGCGCCTGA
- a CDS encoding OmpW/AlkL family protein → MKKNISILAGAALLALSGLASAQETAVGTTTVYLGLAHIDVNSKAPALSGGSKSFPDPGAKIRVGDQTTTGFGLVYRFAENWSGELVLGIPPSHKVYGSGVLQNVGQIAVVRQMPPTAFVNYHFGPLLPKLYPFVGLGVNYTYFEKTRSTATGNAVSGGPTKIYLTNSWGAAAHVGFAVRYNEHWSLVGTAAYADVKSNMRSVTTTNDGEETLRTRINFRPMVYSLSLGYSF, encoded by the coding sequence ATGAAAAAGAACATTTCGATCCTCGCTGGCGCCGCACTGCTGGCCTTGAGTGGCCTGGCCAGCGCACAAGAGACGGCGGTTGGCACCACCACCGTCTACCTGGGCCTGGCCCACATCGACGTGAACAGCAAGGCCCCGGCCCTGTCCGGCGGTTCCAAGTCGTTCCCGGATCCGGGTGCAAAGATCCGTGTGGGTGACCAGACAACGACCGGTTTTGGCCTGGTCTATCGCTTTGCCGAGAACTGGAGCGGTGAACTGGTGCTGGGCATTCCGCCCTCGCACAAGGTCTATGGCTCCGGCGTGCTGCAGAACGTGGGTCAGATCGCCGTGGTCCGGCAGATGCCGCCGACGGCATTCGTGAACTACCACTTCGGTCCGCTGCTGCCCAAGCTCTATCCGTTTGTGGGCCTGGGTGTGAACTACACCTACTTCGAGAAGACCCGCAGCACGGCCACCGGCAATGCGGTCTCGGGCGGCCCCACCAAGATCTACCTGACCAACTCCTGGGGCGCTGCCGCCCACGTGGGCTTCGCCGTGCGCTACAACGAGCACTGGTCGCTGGTCGGCACGGCCGCCTATGCGGATGTGAAGAGCAACATGCGTTCGGTGACCACCACCAATGACGGCGAGGAAACGCTGCGGACGCGCATCAATTTCCGCCCGATGGTGTATTCGCTGTCCCTCGGCTACTCCTTCTAA
- a CDS encoding alpha/beta hydrolase family protein: MNRHFPLAGLALAASVLLTACGGGSSPASDDAPVARGTVVLGQLGGSATTAQIDAGTSSKNIQSLTGTAKCGVDVHYVYYMTRDPGGNPATASTAVLLPSGTDASCTGSRPVVLYAHGTTTTKSFNMAQVTTNTEASLVMAFYAAQGFIVVAPNYLGYDRSGLNYTPYLNAEASAVDMIDGLRAAKSYLASAGTTTQPSSKLLIAGYSQGGHVAMATHKVIERDYASEFTVSASGPMSGPYNLVGFGDIIVSPSGQVNAGATLFLPLMLTSYQKAYGNIYSATTDVYQSPYAATAETLFPTDTSLADLMAAGKLPADTTFTKLFGTGGLLTDSFRSGYATSNFRKALETNTLLNWVPKHPVALCGGANDPTVFYTVNTPAAKAALGTAVTAYNLEDATSVGATVYGGFAQAKASTSTAAGGGTAGATAVQSAYHGTLVPPFCNAVVRSYFQRVLAAGG; this comes from the coding sequence ATGAATCGCCATTTCCCATTGGCTGGCCTGGCTTTGGCCGCCTCGGTGCTGTTGACCGCCTGCGGCGGTGGCAGCAGCCCCGCCTCCGATGACGCACCCGTGGCACGTGGCACTGTGGTGCTGGGCCAGCTCGGTGGTTCCGCCACGACGGCGCAGATCGATGCGGGCACCTCGTCCAAGAACATCCAGAGCCTGACCGGCACGGCCAAGTGCGGCGTGGACGTGCACTACGTCTACTACATGACCCGCGACCCCGGTGGCAACCCGGCCACGGCTTCCACCGCCGTGCTGCTGCCCAGCGGCACCGACGCCAGCTGCACCGGCAGCCGTCCGGTGGTGCTGTACGCCCACGGCACCACCACCACCAAGAGCTTCAACATGGCTCAGGTGACCACCAATACCGAAGCCTCGCTGGTGATGGCGTTCTACGCCGCCCAGGGCTTCATCGTGGTGGCCCCCAACTACCTCGGTTATGACCGCTCGGGCCTGAACTACACGCCCTACCTGAATGCCGAGGCATCGGCGGTCGACATGATCGACGGCCTGCGCGCCGCCAAGAGCTACCTGGCCTCCGCCGGCACCACCACCCAGCCGTCCAGCAAGCTGCTGATCGCGGGGTACTCGCAAGGCGGCCATGTGGCCATGGCCACGCACAAGGTGATCGAGCGCGATTACGCCAGCGAATTCACCGTGTCGGCCTCCGGTCCGATGTCCGGCCCCTACAACCTGGTGGGCTTCGGCGACATCATTGTGTCGCCGTCGGGCCAGGTCAATGCGGGCGCCACGCTGTTCCTGCCCTTGATGCTGACCAGCTATCAGAAGGCCTACGGCAACATCTACTCGGCCACGACCGACGTCTACCAGTCGCCTTACGCGGCCACGGCCGAGACGCTGTTCCCGACCGACACGTCGCTGGCGGACCTGATGGCGGCCGGCAAGCTGCCGGCCGACACCACCTTCACCAAGCTGTTTGGCACGGGCGGCCTGCTGACCGACAGCTTCCGCAGCGGTTACGCCACCTCCAACTTCCGCAAGGCCCTGGAGACCAACACGCTGCTGAACTGGGTGCCCAAGCATCCGGTGGCCCTGTGCGGTGGCGCCAATGACCCGACGGTGTTCTACACGGTCAACACCCCTGCGGCCAAGGCTGCCCTGGGCACGGCCGTGACGGCTTACAACCTGGAAGACGCCACCAGCGTCGGCGCCACCGTTTATGGTGGCTTTGCCCAGGCCAAGGCGTCCACCAGCACGGCCGCTGGCGGTGGCACGGCCGGCGCGACCGCGGTCCAGTCCGCCTACCACGGCACCCTGGTACCTCCGTTCTGCAACGCCGTCGTGCGCAGCTACTTCCAGCGCGTGCTGGCAGCCGGCGGTTGA
- a CDS encoding SGNH/GDSL hydrolase family protein — protein MKSLKRHLAILLGATALLSACGGGSSQIDPFKPTRLLAFGDESSALRSDGSKYTINATDTTTGAIACSSNPIWVQTLASYYGLVFQQCNTSNLAATTAVMYATSGAKVADVATQMNQQFALDGFNGKDLVTVLAGANDILELYASYGAQSEEILGDEAEARGKALADTINTIANAGGKVIVSTVPDMGVTPFAVTERASHADTDRAKLLTELSTRFNLGLRLNIINDGHKIGLILTDELIQNAAKYPSYYSLSNSTDAACLDAYQPPLCTDKTLVSAATSSSYMWASETLLGPSVQARIASLAQTRASNNPF, from the coding sequence ATGAAGAGTTTGAAGCGCCACCTGGCCATCCTGCTGGGGGCGACCGCATTGCTGTCCGCCTGTGGCGGCGGCAGCTCGCAGATTGATCCTTTCAAGCCGACGCGTCTGCTCGCCTTTGGTGACGAAAGCAGCGCCCTGCGGTCGGATGGCAGCAAGTACACCATCAACGCGACCGACACCACCACCGGCGCCATTGCCTGCAGTTCCAACCCGATCTGGGTGCAGACCCTGGCGTCCTACTACGGCCTGGTCTTTCAACAGTGCAACACCTCCAACCTGGCGGCCACCACGGCGGTGATGTACGCCACGTCGGGCGCCAAGGTGGCGGATGTGGCCACCCAGATGAACCAGCAGTTCGCCCTGGACGGCTTCAACGGCAAGGACCTGGTCACCGTGCTGGCCGGCGCGAATGACATCCTGGAGCTGTATGCCTCGTACGGTGCCCAGAGCGAGGAAATCCTGGGGGACGAGGCGGAAGCTCGGGGCAAGGCCCTGGCGGACACCATCAACACAATTGCCAATGCCGGCGGCAAGGTGATTGTCTCGACCGTGCCGGACATGGGCGTCACCCCGTTTGCGGTGACCGAGCGGGCTTCGCATGCGGACACCGACCGCGCCAAGCTGCTGACCGAGCTGTCCACCCGGTTCAACCTCGGCCTGCGCCTGAACATCATCAATGACGGCCACAAGATCGGCCTGATCCTGACCGATGAACTGATCCAGAACGCCGCTAAATATCCGAGCTACTACAGCCTGTCCAACTCCACCGATGCGGCCTGCCTGGACGCCTACCAGCCGCCGCTGTGCACGGACAAAACGCTGGTGAGCGCGGCCACGTCGTCGAGCTACATGTGGGCCAGCGAGACGCTGCTCGGACCGTCGGTGCAGGCGCGTATTGCTTCCCTGGCACAGACCCGGGCCAGCAACAACCCGTTCTGA